From a region of the Oncorhynchus tshawytscha isolate Ot180627B linkage group LG14, Otsh_v2.0, whole genome shotgun sequence genome:
- the zgc:162193 gene encoding TRPM8 channel-associated factor homolog, whose amino-acid sequence MTQTSMSREEAYSALMRGVKELDLKGPNIPSNLVLIGDQAFPLAMNACGQVLMAASFYGRGRVVVLGHEGYLTAFPTLVENALTWLTGSSCDSTTVGVHQSCKAVADNLSHSSLQPKVGGFCEGLGVYVTDAYCVGPEVKELVGFLKVGGGLLIAGQACSWAEEHPKQNTLQGFPGNKVSSVAGIYFSEHLGELGTLPVPPQIPSNWLSVAIGKDFKDDLEFLLEGVTEFDIQGGAIFSEVLVHGPLAFPIGTTKDGRAFLAGAYYGQGRVIVITHEGYLGREQMSPFMLNAVRWLDEGRNGLVGVLPQLGSAHTLLSKSGLPCEKSGFRKELSVYVCTSYSDAQADEIQDFVAEGGGLLIGGHAWYWAQTNPGHNTMTEYAGNHILNKMGLSLMGNTLDAGCYKAPVPGQTCSEGFHFRHLLRRFAGHVTQGETLTEHEEAGLKKLGSDCANYLHMRAHDCASYTSVLAMLTDVLKETGIPQVCHSCPVISAKDHLLLSVGAQVYKVCQDPDALLPYLIKDQPMMPALSNARVRINCNTAGGEEWLSTGLFLSPGMRTYMAMPPQLVNQGWKVQIGCQTDNIGNSNELRRAPVVHERFPIDSEMMQVWNLWGGLLYLIAPPKTQVEGVEVIIQGAVPAPYYKTGVTTPADWAVLRTAPSPWAEMEFENIILTVHSDVVRGLDRPDLVAALWDDIMRGVADLASVPAKFPRKERFVADVQISHGFMHAGYPIMIQSSSAPDLMNPVAARSSGLWGAIHELGHNQQRGVWEFPSHTTECTCNLWSVYVHEEVLGVKRDQAHPNMALANRQSRAEGYAKGGRNLASWDMWVALETYMQLQDQFGWDAFKKVFAAYHTMQNVPNDNQGKMNLYAETFSLAVNRNLAPFFKAWGWPIEPATEEKLSNMPVWSDHPMAQYG is encoded by the exons ATGACCCAAACCAGCATGTCCCGTGAGGAGGCCTACTCTGCCCTGATGAGGGGGGTAAAGGAGCTGGACCTCAAAGGGCCAAACATACCCAGCAACTTAGTACTGATTGGCGACCAAGCCTTCCCACTGGCCATGAACGCTTGTGGCCAGGTCCTAATGGCTGCCTCATTCTACGGCCGAGGCCGGGTGGTGGTGCTGGGCCACGAGGGCTACCTCACCGCCTTTCCTACCCTAGTGGAGAATGCCCTAACCTGGCTGACAGGCTCCTCCTGTGACAGCACTACCGTCGGCGTCCACCAGAGCTGTAAGGCCGTAGCCGACAACCTCAGCCACTCCAGCCTCCAACCCAAGGTGGGGGGCTTCTGCGAGGGCCTGGGAGTGTATGTGACAGATGCGTACTGCGTGGGTCCAGAGGTGAAGGAGCTGGTGGGGTTCCTGAAGGTGGGGGGCGGGCTGCTGATTGCTGGTCAGGCGTGTAGCTGGGCGGAGGAACACCCCAAACAGAACACCCTGCAGGGTTTCCCTGGGAACAAGGTGTCCAGCGTGGCTGGCATCTACTTCTCGGAGCACCTTGGGGAGCTGGGTACTCTCCCTGTGCCTCCACAGATCCCTTCCAACTGGCTGTCTGTGGC GATAGGCAAGGACTTCAAGGATGACCTGGAGTTCCTGCTGGAGGGCGTGACAGAGTTTGATATCCAGGGCGGGGCTATTTTCTCAGAGGTGCTGGTACACGGCCCTCTCGCATTCCCCATCGGCACCACAAAGGACGGCAGGGCCTTTTTGGCTGGGGCATACTACGGCCAGGGCAGAGTCATCGTGATCACCCACGAGGGATACTTGGGCCGAGAGCAGATGTCCCCCTTCATGCTCAATGCCGTGCGCTGGTTAGACGAGGGCCGTAACGGCTTGGTAGGTGTCCTGCCCCAGCTCGGCTCCGCCCACACCCTGCTGAGCAAGTCGGGCCTGCCCTGTGAGAAGAGCGGCTTCAGGAAGGAGCTTAGCGTCTACGTCTGCACCTCCTACAGCGACGCCCAGGCCGATGAAATCCAGGACTTTGTAGCCGAGGGTGGGGGTCTGCTGATCGGGGGTCATGCATGGTACTGGGCCCAGACAAATCCGGGCCACAACACCATGACAGAGTACGCAGGCAACCACATCCTCAACAAGATGGGCCTCAGCCTGATGGGGAACACTCTGGACGCAGGCTGCTACAAGGCCCCAGTCCCGGGTCAGACCTGCTCCGAGGGCTTCCACTTCCGCCACCTGCTGCGCCGCTTTGCTGGCCACGTGACCCAGGGTGAGACGCTGACGGAGCATGAGGAGGCGGGTTTGAAGAAGCTTGGCAGTGACTGCGCCAATTACCTGCACATGCGGGCGCACGACTGTGCCTCGTACACTTCGGTGCTGGCCATGCTCACTGACGTGCTGAAGGAGACGGGCATCCCCCAGGTGTGCCACAGCTGCCCGGTGATAAGCGCCAAGGACCACCTGCTGCTCAGTGTAGGCGCGCAGGTGTACAAGGTGTGCCAGGACCCAGACGCCCTACTGCCTTACCTGATCAAGGACCAGCCCATGATGCCCGCCTTGTCCAATGCCAGGGTTAGGATCAACTGTAATACAGCAG gaggagaggagtggctcAGCACTGGTCTGTTCCTTTCCCCTGGGATGAGGACGTACATGGCCATGCCACCACAACTCGTCAACCAGGGCTGGAAG GTCCAGATAGGCTGTCAGACTGACAACATTGGGAATTCAAACGAGCTGAGGCGAGCGCCAGTGGTTCATGAGCGCTTCCCCATAGACTCAGAGATGATGCAGGTGTGGAACCTGTGGGGCGGCCTCCTCTATCTCATCGCCCCTCCTAAGACccaggtggagggggtggaggtcaTCATTCAGGGGGCTGTGCCGGCCCCCTACTACAAGACtg gGGTGACCACGCCTGCAGACTGGGCCGTTCTGCGGACCGCCCCTtccccctgggcagagatggagTTTGAGAACATCATCCTGACCGTCCACTCTGACGTGGTCCGAGGTCTGGATCGGCCTGACCTGGTGGCAGCTCTCTGGGATGACATCATGAGGGGGGTAGCTGACCTGGCCTCCGTCCCCGCCAAGTTCCCCCGCAAGGAGCGCTTTGTGGCCGACGTCCAGATCTCCCATG GCTTCATGCATGCAGGCTACCCTATCATGATACAATCATCCTCCGCCCCAGACCTGATGAACCCTGTGGCAGCCCGCAGCTCGGGCCTGTGGGGGGCAATCCACGAGCTGGGCCACAACCAGCAGAGAGGAGTCTGGGAGTTCCCCTCACACACCACTGAGTGCACGTGTAACCTGTGGTCCGTGTACGTGCACGAGGAGGTGTTGGGGGTGAAACGGGATCAGGCCCACCCCAACATGGCGCTGGCCAACCGACAGAGCCGTGCCGAGGGGTACGCTAAAGGGGGCAGGAATCTGGCCAGCTGGGACATGTGGGTGGCACTGGAGACCTACATGCAG CTCCAGGACCAGTTTGGCTGGGACGCCTTCAAGAAGGTGTTTGCTGCCTACCACACCATGCAGAACGTGCCCAATGACAACCAGGGAAAGATGAACCTGTATGCTGAGACCTTCTCCCTGGCGGTCAATAGGAACCTGGCTCCCTTCTTCAAGGCCTGGGGCTGGCCCATTGAGCCCGCTACAGAGGAAAAGCTCTCTAACATGCCGGTGTGGAGCGACCACCCTATGGCCCAGTATGGCTGA
- the si:dkey-243k1.3 gene encoding endonuclease domain-containing 1 protein-like, with amino-acid sequence MSVPVALCVLLAGTLSLVEGDVLANFEDIPECVEYFYQGKVPGWGAATPGAARLCQRFYNRYHFATLYDTNHRIAVYSAYRFQPSNGGGREKRWFVEPQLVNLTWGAEMKDGYWLGKDHPGVYLGERQALNEDYTHSGFDRGHLNPNGHHAVPSRNATFTLTNVVPQNPKLNQNAWARHESQLTDLFKAQCTQAYVLVGANPSTDNWIVKDNVRRVNIPEYIWNAYCCVDNNGEPVRSGGATALNTEQNRVDQRSLLELNGFLQQYSNAPVGELFHNNCQAVPEE; translated from the exons ATGTCGGTTCCGGTAGCCCTGTGTGTTCTCCTGGCTGGAACCCTGTCCCTCGTTGAGGGGGACGTGCTGGCCAACTTCGAGGACATCCCGGAGTGTGTTGAGTATTTCTACCAGGGGAAGGTACCGGGCTGGGGTGCTGCCACCCCCGGCGCTGCCCGCCTGTGCCAGCGCTTCTACAACAGGTACCACTTTGCCACGCTGTACGACACCAACCACCGCATTGCTGTGTATTCAGCCTACCGCTTCCAGCCCAGCAAcggaggaggcagggagaagcGTTGGTTTGTGGAGCCACAG CTCGTGAACCTTACGTGGGGTGCAGAGATGAAGGATGGGTACTGGCTGGGGAAAGATCACCCTGGGGTTTACCTGGGCGAGAGACAGGCACTCAATGAGGACTACACCCACTCTGGCTTCGACCGCGGCCATCTCAACCCCAATGGACACCATGCAG TCCCCAGTCGTAACGCCACCTTCACTCTGACCAACGTGGTGCCCCAGAACCCCAAGCTCAACCAGAACGCCTGGGCCCGCCACGAGTCCCAGCTCACCGACCTGTTCAAGGCCCAGTGCACCCAGGCCTACGTGCTGGTGGGCGCAAACCCCTCCACAGACAACTGGATTGTCAAGGACAACGTCCGACGCGTCAACATCCCCGAGTACATCTGGAACGCCTACTGCTGTGTGGACAACAACGGTGAGCCTGTCCGTAGCGGTGGCGCCACCGCCCTCAACACCGAGCAGAACCGAGTGGACCAGCGCTCGCTGCTGGAGCTGAACGGTTTCCTGCAGCAGTACTCCAACGCGCCAGTAGGGGAGTTGTTTCACAACAACTGCCAGGCAGTGCCCGAGGAGTAG